From a single Alloactinosynnema sp. L-07 genomic region:
- the recF gene encoding DNA replication/repair protein RecF has protein sequence MHVRHLQVADFRSWELADLELEPGPAVLVGANGQGKTNLVEAIGYVATLSSHRVASDTPLVRHGCQRAIIRTAVVNDGRELTVELEITPGKANRARVNRGPVPRTRDVLGILRTVLFAPEDLALVRGDPGERRRFLDDLLVLRAPRYAGVRADYDKVMRQRNALLKSASTNRRARRADPDALSTLEVWDGHLATHGAELLAARLDLVADLGPRVAAAYAGVAPESRPAVIAYRSSVVGLPAGYGRPDGERADADVVAEALLAELAVRREAELDRGVSLVGPHRDELELVLGEAPAKGYASHGESWSFALALRLASYELLRSEGSEPVLVLDDVFAELDRRRRQRLAEVAVAAEQVLVTAAVEEDVPSELAGTRYEVADGEVRRV, from the coding sequence GTGCACGTCCGGCACCTGCAGGTCGCCGACTTCCGCTCGTGGGAGCTGGCCGACCTGGAACTGGAGCCGGGCCCGGCGGTGCTGGTCGGTGCGAACGGCCAGGGCAAGACCAACTTGGTCGAGGCGATCGGGTACGTGGCGACACTGTCGTCGCATCGGGTCGCCTCGGACACGCCGCTGGTCCGGCACGGGTGTCAGCGCGCGATCATCCGCACTGCCGTGGTCAACGACGGTCGCGAGCTGACCGTCGAGCTGGAGATCACGCCGGGCAAGGCGAACCGGGCGCGGGTCAACCGCGGTCCCGTCCCGCGCACGCGCGACGTCCTCGGGATCTTGCGCACTGTGTTGTTCGCGCCGGAGGACCTCGCGCTCGTCCGGGGCGACCCGGGTGAGCGGCGTCGGTTCCTCGACGACCTCTTAGTACTGCGCGCGCCGCGGTACGCCGGGGTGCGCGCCGACTACGACAAGGTGATGCGTCAGCGAAACGCCCTGCTCAAGAGCGCGTCGACCAACCGCCGCGCGCGCCGCGCCGACCCGGACGCCCTGTCGACGCTCGAAGTGTGGGACGGACACCTCGCCACCCACGGCGCCGAACTGCTCGCGGCCCGGCTGGACTTGGTCGCCGACCTCGGCCCGCGGGTCGCCGCCGCCTACGCCGGGGTGGCGCCGGAGTCGCGGCCCGCGGTGATCGCGTATCGGTCAAGCGTCGTTGGCCTGCCAGCCGGCTACGGCCGGCCCGACGGAGAGCGCGCCGACGCCGACGTGGTCGCCGAAGCGCTGCTCGCGGAACTGGCGGTTCGGCGCGAAGCCGAGCTCGATCGCGGGGTCAGCCTGGTCGGACCGCACCGCGACGAGCTGGAGTTGGTGCTCGGCGAGGCGCCCGCCAAGGGCTACGCCAGCCACGGCGAGTCGTGGTCGTTCGCGCTCGCGCTGCGGCTCGCGTCCTATGAGTTGCTCAGGTCCGAGGGGAGCGAGCCGGTGCTGGTCCTCGACGATGTCTTCGCCGAACTGGACCGACGGCGCAGGCAGCGACTCGCCGAAGTCGCCGTCGCGGCCGAACAAGTGCTGGTCACCGCCGCGGTGGAGGAGGATGTCCCCAGCGAACTCGCGGGGACGCGGTACGAGGTGGCCGACGGGGAGGTGCGACGTGTCTGA
- a CDS encoding DciA family protein, with amino-acid sequence MTERPSGVVASPATGDEFTPQSGRESDSSTVATQSDGTPLRGPDLARAALEAARKSAEAKRAQRKRRVPRGTSTGSRARRRWSGAGADERDPQPFGRLASRIAVDRGWNEQLAGGQVFGKWAALVGAEVAKHAKPVALKDGELTVAAESTAWATQLRLLQRQLLGQIAAGVGRGVVKRLKVQGPTAPSWRHGHFHVPGRGPRDTYG; translated from the coding sequence GTGACTGAGCGTCCGTCCGGCGTAGTCGCGAGCCCCGCTACCGGGGATGAATTCACGCCTCAGAGTGGTCGTGAGAGCGATTCATCCACAGTTGCCACGCAGAGTGACGGGACGCCGCTGCGTGGCCCTGATCTAGCCAGAGCTGCCCTGGAGGCCGCGCGGAAGTCCGCCGAGGCCAAGCGCGCCCAGCGGAAACGCCGTGTTCCACGTGGAACATCGACCGGTTCGCGGGCCCGGCGGCGCTGGTCCGGGGCGGGCGCGGACGAGCGCGACCCGCAGCCGTTCGGCAGGCTCGCCTCCCGGATCGCGGTCGACCGGGGGTGGAACGAGCAGCTCGCGGGCGGCCAGGTGTTCGGCAAATGGGCCGCGCTGGTCGGCGCCGAGGTCGCCAAGCACGCCAAGCCGGTCGCGCTCAAGGACGGCGAGCTGACCGTCGCGGCCGAGTCGACCGCCTGGGCGACCCAGCTGCGCCTGCTTCAACGACAACTGTTAGGCCAGATAGCCGCCGGGGTCGGCCGCGGCGTGGTCAAACGCCTCAAGGTCCAGGGGCCGACGGCGCCGAGCTGGCGACACGGCCACTTCCACGTTCCCGGGCGCGGCCCACGGGACACCTACGGTTGA
- the gyrB gene encoding DNA topoisomerase (ATP-hydrolyzing) subunit B: MAANKQENSYGAGSIGVLKGLEAVRLRPGMYIGSTGERGLHHLIWEVVDNSVDEAMAGHATKVEVTLLADGGVRVVDDGRGIPVDEHPEEKRSALEVVMTVLHAGGKFDSDSYAVSGGLHGVGISVVNALSTVLEAEIKRDGHIWSQRYEDSKPVTPVQQHGATRENGTSITFWADPSIFETTEYNAETVARRLQEMAFLNKGLTIHLRDERVSDEETEEDASGLAARVKERTYHYPGGLEDFVKHINHAREPIHKSVIAFEAKGKGIEVEVAMQWNTGYSESVYTFANTINTPEGGTHEEGFRAALTRVVNVYARDKKLLKEKDANLSGEDVREGLAAIVSIKLAEPQFEGQTKQKLGNTEAKTFVQQTCNEWLADWFERNPADAKTIVTKSVSSAQARMAARKARELVRRKGALDIGGLPGKLKDCRSTNPEECELYIVEGDSAGGSAKEGRESRFQAILPIRGKIINVEKARIDRVLKNTEVQSLITALGTGIQEDFDVSKLRYHKVVLMADADVDGKHITTLLLTLLFRFMRGLIEHGHVYLSQPPLYKIKWQRIEPEYAYSDRERDGLLEAGLAAGKKINKEDGIQRYKGLGEMNADELWETTMDPAHRLLLQVTLDDAATADELFSVLMGEDVEARRSFITRNAKDVRFLDV, encoded by the coding sequence GTGGCAGCGAACAAGCAGGAAAACTCGTACGGTGCCGGATCGATCGGTGTTCTCAAAGGGCTCGAAGCGGTCCGCCTGCGTCCCGGCATGTACATCGGCTCGACCGGTGAGCGCGGTCTGCACCACCTGATCTGGGAGGTCGTCGACAACTCCGTCGACGAGGCGATGGCGGGGCACGCGACCAAGGTCGAGGTCACCCTGCTCGCCGACGGCGGCGTCCGCGTCGTCGACGACGGCCGCGGCATCCCGGTCGACGAACACCCCGAGGAGAAGCGGTCGGCGCTGGAAGTCGTCATGACCGTGCTGCACGCGGGCGGCAAGTTCGACAGCGACAGCTACGCGGTGTCCGGCGGCCTGCATGGCGTAGGAATTTCGGTGGTCAACGCGCTGTCGACGGTGCTCGAGGCCGAGATCAAGCGCGACGGCCACATCTGGAGCCAGCGCTACGAGGACTCCAAGCCGGTCACCCCGGTCCAGCAGCACGGCGCGACCCGCGAGAACGGTACTTCGATCACGTTCTGGGCCGACCCGAGCATCTTCGAGACCACCGAGTACAACGCCGAGACCGTCGCCCGGCGCCTGCAGGAGATGGCCTTCCTCAACAAGGGCCTCACCATCCACCTGCGCGACGAACGCGTGTCCGACGAGGAGACCGAGGAGGACGCCAGCGGCCTGGCGGCCCGGGTCAAGGAGCGCACCTACCACTACCCAGGTGGCCTCGAGGACTTCGTCAAACACATCAACCACGCGCGCGAGCCGATCCACAAGAGCGTCATCGCCTTCGAGGCCAAGGGCAAGGGCATCGAGGTCGAGGTCGCGATGCAGTGGAACACCGGCTACAGCGAGTCGGTCTACACCTTCGCCAACACGATCAACACCCCCGAGGGCGGCACCCATGAGGAGGGCTTCCGCGCCGCGCTGACCCGGGTGGTCAACGTCTACGCGCGCGACAAGAAGCTCCTCAAGGAGAAGGACGCGAACCTCAGCGGTGAGGACGTCCGCGAGGGTCTCGCCGCGATCGTGTCGATCAAGCTGGCCGAGCCGCAGTTCGAGGGCCAGACCAAGCAAAAGCTCGGCAACACCGAGGCCAAGACCTTCGTGCAGCAGACCTGCAACGAGTGGCTGGCCGACTGGTTCGAGCGCAACCCGGCCGACGCGAAGACCATCGTCACCAAGTCGGTGTCCTCGGCCCAGGCCCGCATGGCCGCGCGCAAGGCGCGTGAACTGGTCCGCCGCAAGGGCGCGCTCGACATCGGCGGCCTGCCCGGCAAGCTCAAGGACTGCCGCTCCACCAACCCGGAGGAGTGCGAGCTCTACATCGTCGAGGGCGACTCCGCGGGCGGCTCGGCCAAGGAAGGCCGCGAGTCCCGCTTCCAGGCCATCCTGCCGATCCGTGGCAAGATCATCAACGTGGAGAAGGCCCGGATCGACCGGGTGCTCAAGAACACCGAGGTGCAGAGCCTGATCACCGCCCTGGGCACCGGCATCCAGGAAGACTTCGACGTCTCCAAGCTGCGCTACCACAAGGTCGTGCTGATGGCCGACGCCGACGTCGACGGCAAGCACATCACCACCCTGCTGCTGACCCTGCTGTTCCGCTTCATGCGCGGCCTGATCGAGCACGGCCACGTGTACCTGTCGCAGCCGCCGCTCTACAAGATCAAGTGGCAGCGCATCGAACCGGAGTACGCCTACTCCGACCGCGAGCGCGACGGCCTGCTCGAAGCGGGTCTCGCCGCTGGCAAGAAAATCAACAAGGAAGACGGCATCCAGCGCTACAAGGGTCTCGGCGAGATGAACGCCGACGAGCTGTGGGAGACCACGATGGACCCGGCGCACCGTCTGCTCCTCCAGGTCACCTTGGACGACGCGGCCACCGCCGACGAGTTGTTCAGCGTCCTGATGGGCGAAGACGTCGAAGCCCGACGCTCCTTCATCACCCGAAACGCCAAGGACGTGCGCTTCCTCGATGTGTAA
- the gyrA gene encoding intein-containing DNA gyrase subunit A — protein sequence MTETLPPTGDRVEPVDIQQEMQSSYIDYAMSVIVSRALPDVRDGLKPVHRRVLYSMYDTGLRPDRSYVKCSRVVGDVMGNYHPHGDSSIYDTLVRLAQPWSMRYPLVDGQGNFGSPGNDPAAAMRYCVSADSLVRVADGTTQRIGDIVPDAMPNSDNPIDLKVLDQHGNPVHASMLFHSGDHETLKLTTREGYELTGTHNHPVLCLVNVLGVPTLLWKLLEEIAPGDRVVMQRTEQAEDSATLVRDYAAAILAGAFVSEGFVSESRAGFNNVDESYFRFVLDAYDTVVGGARYVSSRVIASGSLLHEIDIHNLTHLRESVLADMVGVRSAQKHVPDFIWRSGVTMKRAFLSSLFTGDGSCSALPRNSVQISYSTRSARLAADVQQLLLEFGVVSKQVSYDDGEFKVVITNRRDARLFAVNVGFLQAKQEKLVALLDAIPVDSQAMITDRITDTEVLDVVEPLVDGRFYYAEVKSIVEAGVRPVFSLRVDTDDHAFITNGFVSHNTEARLTPLAMEMLRDIGEDTVDFVPNYDGKTEEPVVVPSRIPNLLVNGGSGIAVGMATNIPPHNLREVAQGVFWALDNPDASDDELLAALLTRIKGPDFPTNGLILGTQGIEDAYRTGRGSVRMRAVVEVEEDARGRTILVVTELPYQVNPDNLIENMAQLVRDGKLTGISEIADESNKRSGQRIVIGLKRDAVAKVVLNNLYKHTQLQHNFGVNMLALVDGVPRTLRLDQIIRHYVKHQVEVIVRRTKYRLRKAEERAHILRGYAKALDMLDEVIALIRRSPSADEAKSGLITLLDVDEIQATAILELQLRRLAALERQKIIDELADIERIIADLQAILADPQRQRKIIRDELAEIVEKHGDDRRTRILPFDGEVSVEDLIAVEDVVVTITRTGYAKRTKTDLYRAQKRGGKGVQGAALKQDDIVAHFFVCSTHDWILFFTNKGRVYRAKAYELPEANRAARGQHVANLLAFQPDEQIAQVIEIKDYTVAPYLVLATRDGLVKKSKLSDFDSNRAGGLIGINLREEDELVGAVLCSADDDLLLVSAGGQSIRFHASDEALRPMGRATSGVLGMRFNAGDELLTLGVVREDVFVLVATDGGYAKRTPIEDYSVQGRGGKGVLTIQHDSRRGRLVGAVIVDIDDELYAITSAGGVIRTTAAEVRKAGRQTKGVRLMNLGEGTTLVAIARSAEDVADPDGAEDDQAATPTDQE from the coding sequence GTGACTGAGACCCTGCCGCCGACCGGCGACCGTGTCGAGCCAGTCGACATCCAGCAGGAGATGCAAAGCTCCTACATCGATTACGCGATGAGCGTCATCGTCAGCCGCGCCCTCCCGGACGTGCGCGACGGCCTCAAGCCGGTACACCGCCGCGTGCTGTACTCCATGTACGACACCGGTTTGCGCCCGGACCGCAGCTACGTCAAGTGCTCCCGCGTCGTCGGCGACGTCATGGGTAACTACCACCCCCACGGCGACTCGTCCATCTACGACACCTTGGTGCGTCTCGCCCAGCCGTGGTCGATGCGCTACCCGTTGGTGGACGGCCAAGGTAACTTTGGGTCACCGGGTAACGATCCGGCCGCCGCCATGAGGTACTGTGTTTCGGCGGATTCACTCGTTCGCGTGGCCGACGGCACTACTCAGCGTATCGGCGACATCGTTCCAGACGCCATGCCGAACAGTGACAACCCGATCGACCTGAAGGTCCTGGACCAGCACGGCAACCCGGTCCACGCGTCCATGCTGTTCCACTCGGGCGACCACGAGACCCTGAAGCTCACCACCCGCGAGGGCTACGAGCTGACGGGAACGCACAACCACCCGGTGCTGTGCCTGGTGAATGTGCTGGGCGTGCCGACACTGCTGTGGAAGCTGTTGGAGGAGATCGCGCCTGGCGACCGAGTCGTCATGCAGCGGACTGAGCAGGCCGAAGACAGCGCGACGCTGGTTCGCGACTACGCCGCCGCGATACTCGCGGGCGCGTTCGTCAGTGAGGGTTTTGTCTCGGAGTCCCGCGCCGGATTCAACAACGTTGACGAGAGCTACTTCCGGTTCGTTCTCGACGCCTACGACACCGTCGTCGGCGGCGCCCGGTATGTCTCTTCGCGGGTGATCGCGTCCGGATCGCTGCTTCATGAGATCGACATCCACAACCTCACCCACCTGCGTGAGTCGGTACTCGCCGACATGGTCGGTGTGCGCAGCGCCCAGAAGCACGTCCCGGACTTCATCTGGCGCAGCGGTGTCACGATGAAGCGGGCGTTCCTCAGCTCGCTGTTCACCGGCGACGGCTCGTGCTCAGCGCTTCCGCGCAACTCGGTTCAGATTTCGTACTCGACGCGTAGTGCTCGGCTTGCCGCCGACGTTCAGCAGCTCCTGTTGGAGTTCGGCGTGGTCAGCAAGCAGGTCAGCTACGACGACGGCGAATTCAAGGTGGTCATCACCAACCGCCGCGACGCTCGCCTGTTCGCCGTGAATGTCGGGTTCCTGCAGGCGAAGCAGGAGAAGCTCGTCGCGCTCCTCGACGCCATCCCAGTCGACAGCCAAGCGATGATCACCGATCGGATCACCGACACCGAGGTGCTCGACGTCGTCGAACCGTTGGTGGACGGGCGGTTCTACTACGCCGAGGTGAAGTCCATTGTGGAGGCCGGGGTCCGGCCGGTGTTCAGCCTCCGCGTCGACACCGACGACCACGCGTTCATCACCAACGGGTTCGTCAGCCACAACACCGAAGCCAGGCTCACGCCGCTGGCCATGGAGATGCTGCGCGACATCGGCGAGGACACCGTCGACTTCGTGCCGAACTACGACGGCAAGACCGAAGAGCCGGTCGTCGTCCCGTCGCGCATTCCGAACCTGCTTGTCAACGGCGGCAGCGGTATCGCCGTCGGCATGGCGACGAACATCCCGCCGCACAACCTGCGTGAGGTCGCCCAAGGGGTGTTCTGGGCGCTGGACAACCCGGACGCGTCCGACGACGAGTTGCTCGCCGCGCTGCTGACCAGGATCAAGGGACCCGACTTCCCGACCAACGGTCTCATCCTTGGCACGCAAGGGATCGAGGACGCGTACCGGACCGGCCGCGGCTCGGTTCGCATGCGCGCGGTAGTCGAGGTCGAGGAGGACGCGCGCGGTCGCACGATCCTTGTCGTCACGGAGTTGCCCTACCAGGTCAACCCGGACAACCTGATCGAGAACATGGCGCAGCTCGTGCGCGACGGCAAGCTCACCGGCATCTCCGAGATCGCCGATGAGTCGAACAAGCGCAGCGGCCAGCGCATCGTCATCGGCCTCAAGCGCGACGCCGTGGCGAAGGTGGTGCTGAACAACCTCTACAAGCACACCCAGCTCCAGCACAACTTCGGCGTCAACATGCTGGCACTGGTCGACGGCGTGCCGCGCACGCTGCGCCTCGACCAGATCATCCGGCACTACGTCAAGCACCAGGTCGAGGTCATCGTCCGGCGCACGAAGTACCGGCTGCGCAAGGCCGAGGAGCGCGCGCACATCCTGCGCGGGTACGCCAAGGCCCTCGACATGCTCGACGAGGTAATCGCCCTGATCCGCCGCTCGCCGTCGGCCGACGAGGCCAAGAGCGGGCTGATCACCCTGCTCGACGTCGACGAGATCCAGGCGACCGCGATCCTCGAACTCCAGCTGCGCCGCCTGGCCGCCCTGGAGCGGCAGAAGATCATCGACGAACTGGCCGACATCGAGCGCATCATCGCCGACCTGCAGGCCATCCTCGCCGACCCGCAGCGCCAGCGGAAGATCATCCGCGACGAACTCGCCGAGATCGTCGAGAAGCACGGCGACGACCGGCGCACCCGGATCCTGCCGTTCGACGGCGAGGTGTCGGTCGAGGACCTGATCGCCGTCGAGGACGTCGTCGTCACGATCACCCGCACCGGCTATGCCAAGCGCACCAAGACCGACCTCTACCGCGCGCAGAAACGCGGCGGCAAGGGCGTGCAGGGCGCCGCGCTCAAGCAGGACGACATCGTGGCGCACTTCTTCGTGTGCTCCACCCACGACTGGATCCTGTTCTTCACCAACAAGGGCCGCGTCTACCGCGCGAAGGCCTACGAGCTGCCCGAGGCCAACCGGGCCGCACGCGGCCAACACGTGGCCAACCTGCTCGCCTTCCAGCCAGACGAGCAGATCGCCCAGGTCATCGAGATCAAGGACTACACGGTCGCGCCGTACCTGGTGCTCGCCACGCGCGACGGCCTGGTCAAGAAGTCCAAGCTGAGCGACTTCGACAGCAACCGCGCGGGCGGCCTCATCGGCATCAACCTGCGCGAAGAGGACGAACTCGTCGGCGCGGTCCTGTGTTCGGCCGATGACGACCTGCTGCTGGTGTCCGCCGGCGGTCAGTCCATCCGCTTCCACGCCAGCGACGAGGCACTGCGGCCGATGGGCCGAGCCACCTCCGGCGTGCTCGGCATGCGCTTCAACGCGGGCGACGAACTGCTGACGCTCGGCGTCGTGCGCGAGGACGTGTTCGTTCTGGTGGCCACCGACGGTGGGTACGCCAAGCGGACGCCGATCGAGGACTACTCAGTGCAAGGACGCGGCGGCAAGGGCGTGCTGACCATCCAGCACGACTCGCGTCGTGGCAGGCTGGTCGGTGCGGTGATCGTCGACATCGACGACGAGCTGTACGCGATCACCTCGGCCGGTGGTGTGATCCGCACCACCGCGGCCGAGGTACGCAAGGCTGGCAGGCAGACCAAGGGCGTCCGTTTGATGAACCTGGGTGAAGGGACCACCCTGGTAGCCATCGCACGAAGCGCGGAGGACGTCGCCGACCCCGACGGGGCCGAAGACGACCAGGCCGCGACGCCGACCGACCAAGAGTGA
- a CDS encoding DUF3566 domain-containing protein, with protein sequence MTPPDKPENTGPEPTEADQAAVATSPAETAEVAAPDPDPTTATAATTSVNPPPWQRVTADEAYGDTTVNLPKDGDTTQALHVNGYAESVPSAQPVEHPVVTGTAASRLFGNLEPESLARTAVHLDPPASVRTTPPPSALRRPGRGPRRANLQIKRFDPWSVLKLSLVLGVALFFVWLVAVGALYAVLDGMGVWDKVNGISSELLNANAEGGSGGPLISAGRVFGIAAIIGAINIVLFSALATVGAFIYNVSADLAGGLEVTLAERE encoded by the coding sequence GTGACACCACCCGACAAGCCGGAGAACACCGGACCGGAGCCGACCGAAGCCGACCAGGCGGCGGTGGCGACCAGCCCAGCCGAGACTGCCGAGGTGGCCGCCCCGGATCCGGACCCGACCACCGCCACGGCGGCGACGACCTCGGTCAACCCGCCGCCGTGGCAGCGCGTCACGGCTGACGAGGCCTACGGCGACACCACGGTCAACCTGCCAAAGGACGGCGACACCACCCAGGCGCTGCACGTCAACGGCTACGCCGAGTCGGTGCCGTCGGCCCAGCCGGTCGAGCACCCGGTGGTCACCGGCACCGCGGCGTCGCGGCTGTTCGGCAACCTGGAGCCCGAGTCGCTCGCCCGCACGGCGGTCCACCTCGACCCGCCCGCCAGTGTCCGCACAACGCCGCCGCCCAGCGCCCTGCGCCGCCCCGGGCGGGGCCCGAGGCGGGCGAACCTCCAGATCAAGCGCTTCGACCCGTGGTCGGTGCTCAAGCTGTCACTGGTGCTCGGCGTCGCCCTGTTCTTCGTCTGGCTCGTCGCGGTCGGCGCGCTCTACGCCGTCCTTGACGGCATGGGCGTCTGGGACAAGGTCAACGGCATCTCCAGCGAACTTCTCAACGCCAACGCCGAGGGCGGCTCCGGCGGCCCCCTGATCAGCGCGGGCCGCGTCTTCGGCATCGCGGCGATCATCGGCGCGATCAACATCGTGCTGTTCAGCGCCCTGGCGACCGTCGGCGCGTTCATCTACAACGTGTCCGCGGATCTGGCCGGTGGCCTCGAGGTCACGCTCGCGGAGCGCGAGTAG
- a CDS encoding cold-shock protein, producing MATGTVKWFNGEKGFGFIEQDGGGADVFAHYSNIAAQGFRELQEGQKVEFDVTQGQKGLQAENIRPI from the coding sequence ATGGCTACCGGCACGGTCAAGTGGTTCAACGGCGAAAAGGGCTTCGGCTTCATCGAGCAGGACGGCGGCGGCGCCGACGTGTTCGCGCACTACTCCAACATCGCCGCCCAGGGTTTCCGGGAGCTCCAGGAAGGCCAGAAGGTCGAGTTCGACGTGACTCAGGGCCAGAAGGGTCTGCAGGCTGAGAACATCCGCCCGATCTGA
- a CDS encoding DLW-39 family protein, protein MKKLLALAAIAGGVLLVVRRKSSAKAEADLWREATTPAANNGVKKA, encoded by the coding sequence GTGAAGAAGCTTCTCGCGCTCGCCGCTATCGCTGGTGGCGTCCTCCTGGTCGTGCGCCGCAAGAGCTCGGCGAAGGCCGAGGCCGACCTGTGGCGCGAAGCCACCACGCCTGCCGCCAACAACGGCGTCAAGAAGGCCTGA
- a CDS encoding LuxR family transcriptional regulator, with product MADLDALLEETRHACAQNNWRQGHAGLAEVDATRPLGADDLLLLGHSAYMLGRDEEYVAALKRAFDVYLAAGELPAAARTAFWIGHSLMYQGQMTLAGGWFETAGRLLDEHGEDCAEHGYLLIPVWLRQMGEGDWEAGLANAAEAARIADRFADADLAALARDEQARALVMLGRPDEGLKLADELLLRVGSGAHSPIVRGILYCNTIIFCRDGHLVPAAVAWTDALTAWCAACPEMVAHNGLCRVHRAEILQLRGAWDDAVSEAGEAATRFRDGVLNQIAIGQAHYRQGEVHRLRGDWMAAEESFRKAAGIGYDPQPGMALLRLGQGRTSVAAAAIRRAVAEQTGPLQRADLLPAYVEIMVAAEDLEAAGTAVEGLVRIASAHRSESLSAGVDTATAQVALAAGDAGQALRSARRSFLRWSEIGAPYDAARARVIVGLACRSLGDEDSAELEFDAARVTFESLGAVPAIQDLGSRTRICAAGLSTRELEVLRLLARGLSNREIANQLVISEHTVSRHLQNIFGKLGVGTRAAAGAYAFEHGLA from the coding sequence GTGGCCGATCTGGACGCCCTGCTGGAAGAGACCAGGCACGCCTGCGCCCAGAACAACTGGCGACAGGGTCATGCCGGGCTGGCCGAGGTGGATGCCACGCGCCCGCTCGGCGCCGACGACCTGCTGCTCCTCGGCCACTCGGCGTACATGCTCGGCAGGGACGAGGAGTACGTCGCGGCGCTCAAGCGTGCGTTCGACGTCTACCTCGCGGCGGGTGAATTGCCTGCAGCCGCGAGGACCGCATTCTGGATCGGGCATAGCCTGATGTACCAGGGTCAGATGACGCTGGCGGGCGGGTGGTTCGAGACGGCCGGGCGACTCCTCGACGAGCACGGTGAGGACTGCGCCGAGCATGGTTACCTGTTGATTCCGGTCTGGCTGCGACAGATGGGCGAGGGGGACTGGGAGGCCGGACTGGCCAATGCGGCGGAGGCGGCCAGGATCGCCGACCGCTTCGCTGACGCGGACCTCGCGGCGTTGGCCCGCGACGAGCAGGCGCGTGCCCTGGTCATGCTGGGCCGCCCGGACGAAGGACTGAAACTCGCCGACGAGCTCCTGTTGAGAGTCGGGTCCGGCGCGCATTCGCCGATCGTGCGCGGGATTCTCTACTGCAACACAATCATCTTCTGCCGCGACGGACACCTGGTCCCGGCCGCCGTGGCCTGGACCGATGCGCTGACCGCTTGGTGCGCCGCGTGTCCCGAGATGGTGGCGCACAACGGACTCTGCCGTGTGCATCGCGCCGAGATCCTTCAGCTGCGTGGTGCGTGGGACGACGCCGTGTCCGAGGCTGGCGAGGCCGCGACGCGGTTCCGCGACGGTGTGCTCAACCAGATCGCCATCGGGCAGGCCCACTACCGACAGGGCGAGGTACACCGGCTACGGGGTGACTGGATGGCAGCCGAGGAGAGTTTTCGCAAGGCCGCCGGAATAGGCTACGACCCGCAACCCGGGATGGCGTTGCTTCGGCTCGGTCAGGGGCGTACATCGGTGGCGGCCGCGGCCATCCGGCGGGCGGTGGCCGAACAAACTGGCCCGCTGCAAAGGGCCGACCTGCTGCCAGCGTACGTCGAGATAATGGTCGCCGCGGAGGACCTGGAGGCTGCGGGGACCGCGGTCGAAGGGCTGGTTCGTATCGCGTCGGCTCACCGTTCCGAGTCGCTGTCCGCAGGCGTCGATACCGCGACGGCCCAGGTGGCGCTTGCTGCGGGAGACGCAGGGCAGGCACTGCGGTCGGCGCGCAGGTCCTTCCTCCGGTGGTCCGAGATCGGTGCGCCGTACGACGCCGCCCGGGCACGCGTCATCGTCGGACTGGCGTGCCGGTCGCTCGGCGACGAGGACTCGGCTGAGCTCGAGTTCGACGCCGCGAGGGTGACCTTCGAGTCTCTCGGGGCCGTTCCCGCCATCCAGGACCTTGGCTCCCGCACACGCATCTGCGCGGCGGGACTGTCCACCCGCGAGCTCGAGGTGCTCCGCCTGCTCGCACGTGGCCTGAGCAACCGGGAGATCGCCAATCAGCTGGTAATCAGCGAGCACACGGTGTCGCGGCACCTGCAGAACATCTTCGGCAAGCTCGGTGTGGGCACCCGGGCGGCTGCCGGCGCGTACGCATTCGAGCACGGCCTGGCGTGA
- a CDS encoding cupin domain-containing protein → MTDLTIDAVVIPGDQAERVDYPDDTIWLRAVGHGDIQVADYTSTDRDGPPAHSHPWDEAQIVVEGEVEFLIGDRWQGGGSGTVQLLPRGVAHSVRVPAGTARILQVSVGAPYDGLARDMARLFAAGASLAEIVEVAGQHGVKLG, encoded by the coding sequence ATGACCGACCTGACCATCGACGCCGTGGTGATCCCCGGCGACCAGGCCGAGCGCGTCGACTACCCGGACGACACGATCTGGCTGCGTGCCGTCGGCCACGGCGATATCCAGGTGGCCGACTACACGAGCACCGACCGCGACGGCCCGCCAGCACACAGCCATCCGTGGGACGAGGCCCAGATCGTTGTCGAGGGCGAGGTCGAGTTCCTGATCGGTGACCGCTGGCAGGGCGGCGGGTCCGGCACCGTCCAGCTCCTGCCCCGCGGCGTGGCGCACTCGGTGCGGGTACCTGCGGGGACCGCGCGGATCTTGCAAGTATCCGTCGGTGCGCCCTACGACGGTTTGGCCAGGGACATGGCCCGGCTCTTCGCGGCGGGTGCGTCGCTGGCGGAGATCGTGGAAGTGGCCGGTCAGCACGGCGTGAAGCTCGGTTGA